From the Clostridium putrefaciens genome, one window contains:
- a CDS encoding ABC transporter substrate-binding protein: MFIKRSNKLLLTSIIMLSLFVTACRGVNKGTVSAENVDGKTKTVSTVNGDIEIPVEPKKIVVDGYLPSVLTLGIKPVGSTASDLKNVHIQDMVSGIEVIGGEEDGLSPEAILELKPDLIITLIGSGADNDKYEQISKIAPTISIPFGTYKDVHSELKGLGEMLGKEKEAEDWLKDYDKRVEAARGKIKGLIEDKETVSILGAYSKGFYVYGNGGYRGGQAIYRNLKLTPPETIQKELMDAGETFKQISFEVMKDYAGDYIFFDESYGGKIDKSNSMLKSLEAVKNDKVFYLDPDFFWPYDPIAVINQTEKVVQMLSEKR; the protein is encoded by the coding sequence ATTTGTTACTGCTTGTAGGGGCGTAAATAAAGGAACAGTTTCCGCAGAAAATGTAGATGGTAAAACAAAAACTGTAAGTACAGTTAATGGAGATATTGAAATACCAGTAGAACCAAAGAAAATTGTAGTAGACGGTTATTTACCATCAGTATTAACACTAGGGATAAAACCAGTTGGATCAACTGCTTCAGATCTTAAAAATGTTCATATTCAAGATATGGTATCCGGAATTGAAGTTATAGGTGGAGAAGAAGATGGGTTATCACCTGAAGCAATTTTAGAATTAAAACCTGATTTAATTATTACACTTATAGGTTCTGGTGCTGATAATGATAAATATGAGCAGATTTCAAAAATTGCACCTACTATTTCAATTCCTTTTGGAACGTATAAAGATGTGCATAGCGAATTAAAAGGATTGGGTGAAATGCTTGGGAAAGAAAAGGAGGCAGAAGATTGGCTTAAAGACTATGATAAAAGAGTTGAAGCTGCGAGGGGGAAAATTAAAGGACTAATTGAAGATAAGGAAACTGTTTCAATACTTGGAGCTTATAGTAAAGGATTTTATGTTTATGGTAATGGTGGATATAGAGGAGGACAAGCTATTTATAGAAATCTTAAATTAACGCCACCTGAAACTATACAAAAAGAACTAATGGATGCTGGTGAAACTTTTAAGCAAATTTCTTTTGAAGTGATGAAGGATTATGCTGGAGATTATATATTTTTTGATGAATCTTACGGTGGGAAAATAGATAAAAGTAATTCAATGTTGAAGTCTTTGGAGGCTGTTAAAAATGATAAGGTATTTTATTTGGATCCAGACTTTTTCTGGCCTTATGATCCTATTGCTGTAATTAATCAAACTGAAAAGGTTGTACAAATGTTATCTGAAAAAAGATAA
- a CDS encoding Na+/H+ antiporter family protein, with the protein MLLFNSVVISVVVMIILCLFKLNVLISILIAAMTAGLVSGMSLGDTMNTLIGGMGGNAETALSYVLLGSLAVAVNKSGLASILAKKISNIIGGKKYVFLLLLAFIGCFSQNLIPVHIAYIPILIPPLLLLMNKLKIDRRAVACALTFGLKAPYIVLPVGFGLIFHGIISAEMNKSGILVATSDVAKVLWFPGIGMLIGLFVAIFITYSKPRKYDDIEVNFLQKFDDEDLKMTSKHWSVLIAAISAFVIQVITKSLPLGALGALIIIFVSRAVKFNEIDELLDGGIKIMGLIAFIMLVASGYGDVLRKTGAVESLVSSLSLMVNGSKILGAGLMLLVGLVVTMGIGSSFGTIPIIAAIYCPLSIELGFSPLATIILIGVAAALGDAGSPASDSTLGPTSGLNVDGQHDHIWDTCVPTFLHYNIPLIIFGIIGSMIF; encoded by the coding sequence ATGTTATTATTCAATTCAGTTGTTATCTCAGTTGTTGTGATGATAATTTTATGCCTTTTTAAACTTAATGTATTAATTTCTATATTAATTGCAGCTATGACGGCAGGTTTAGTTTCAGGTATGTCTTTAGGGGACACGATGAATACCCTAATTGGAGGAATGGGTGGCAATGCTGAAACCGCGCTAAGCTATGTACTACTTGGTTCATTAGCAGTTGCAGTAAATAAAAGTGGTCTTGCTTCCATTTTAGCAAAAAAGATATCCAATATTATTGGTGGCAAAAAATATGTATTTTTATTATTACTCGCTTTTATAGGTTGTTTTTCTCAAAATCTTATTCCAGTTCATATAGCATATATCCCAATATTAATACCACCTTTACTCTTACTTATGAACAAGCTTAAAATAGACAGAAGAGCAGTAGCTTGTGCCCTTACCTTTGGATTAAAGGCTCCTTATATCGTTTTACCAGTAGGATTCGGTCTTATATTTCACGGTATTATAAGCGCTGAAATGAACAAAAGTGGTATATTAGTAGCCACATCCGATGTAGCTAAAGTATTATGGTTTCCAGGTATAGGGATGTTAATAGGTCTTTTTGTAGCTATATTTATTACTTATAGCAAACCAAGAAAATACGATGATATTGAAGTGAATTTTTTACAAAAGTTTGATGATGAAGACCTTAAGATGACATCAAAGCATTGGTCTGTATTAATTGCTGCTATATCTGCATTTGTGATTCAAGTTATCACAAAATCCCTTCCACTTGGAGCCTTAGGCGCATTAATAATAATATTTGTTTCAAGAGCAGTTAAATTTAATGAAATTGATGAATTGCTTGATGGTGGAATTAAAATAATGGGTCTAATTGCATTTATTATGCTAGTTGCATCAGGTTATGGCGATGTTTTAAGAAAAACTGGAGCTGTAGAGTCTTTAGTTTCTTCTCTTTCCCTTATGGTTAATGGTAGTAAAATCCTAGGTGCAGGATTAATGTTACTTGTAGGACTTGTAGTAACCATGGGTATAGGCAGTTCATTTGGTACTATTCCTATAATAGCTGCAATCTATTGCCCACTTTCAATAGAACTTGGCTTTTCTCCACTAGCGACCATAATTTTAATAGGTGTTGCAGCAGCCCTTGGAGATGCAGGTTCACCAGCATCTGACAGCACCCTTGGACCAACATCCGGACTAAATGTAGATGGACAACATGATCACATTTGGGATACTTGCGTACCCACATTCCTCCATTATAATATACCACTTATAATATTCGGTATTATAGGTTCTATGATATTTTAA
- the folE gene encoding GTP cyclohydrolase I FolE: MMDNERIENAVREILYAIGEDPNREGLLDTPKRMARMYEEIFSGLNEDPKKHLEVYFQEEQYEELVLIKDIPFYSVCEHHLVPFYGKAHVGYLPKGGRLTGLSKLARVVDSVSKRPQLQERLTASIADSIVEKLDPYGVIVVIEAEHMCMTMRGVKKPGSKTITSAVRGTFATDSKSRAEVLSIINK; this comes from the coding sequence ATGATGGATAATGAAAGAATAGAAAATGCTGTTAGAGAAATACTTTATGCTATAGGTGAAGATCCAAATAGAGAAGGGTTATTAGATACACCAAAAAGAATGGCGAGGATGTATGAAGAGATTTTTTCGGGATTAAATGAAGATCCTAAAAAACATTTAGAGGTGTATTTTCAGGAAGAACAATATGAAGAGTTAGTTTTAATTAAAGATATTCCATTTTATTCTGTCTGTGAACACCATTTAGTTCCTTTCTATGGAAAAGCTCATGTAGGTTATTTACCTAAGGGTGGTAGATTAACAGGGCTTAGTAAACTTGCAAGAGTTGTAGATTCTGTTTCAAAAAGGCCACAACTACAGGAAAGGCTCACAGCTTCTATAGCAGATTCAATAGTTGAAAAGCTTGATCCATATGGAGTTATTGTAGTAATAGAAGCTGAACATATGTGTATGACTATGAGAGGTGTGAAAAAACCAGGGTCTAAGACTATAACTTCTGCGGTAAGAGGAACATTTGCAACGGATTCCAAATCTAGAGCAGAAGTATTATCAATAATAAACAAATAA
- the folP gene encoding dihydropteroate synthase, translating to MIKIKKEIKDIKFLDKNIRFGERTYIMGILNVTPDSFSDGGDFIDIHNAVNHAKDMIQFGVDIIDVGGESSRPGHKNITEEEELKRVIPVIKSLSAKTDAIISLDTIRSKVAEEAIKQGAHIINDIWGLQKDPNMAKVVAKYKVPVIIMHNQNGTDYNNIIEDIKGFFKQSIAIAKDAGISEDMIILDPGIGFGKTPQQNIMVMSKLDEIKSLGYPLLLGTSRKSMLGKILDLPPKERVEGTLATTILGIVQGVDIVRVHDVKENLRAAKVADAIIRGE from the coding sequence ATGATAAAGATTAAAAAGGAAATAAAAGATATTAAGTTTTTAGATAAAAATATAAGATTTGGTGAGAGAACCTATATTATGGGGATTTTAAATGTTACTCCTGATTCATTTTCAGATGGTGGAGATTTTATAGACATACATAATGCTGTTAATCATGCAAAAGATATGATTCAGTTTGGTGTAGATATTATAGATGTTGGAGGGGAGTCCTCTAGACCAGGTCATAAAAATATTACGGAAGAGGAAGAACTAAAAAGGGTAATTCCAGTTATTAAAAGCCTTTCGGCTAAGACGGATGCAATAATATCTTTAGATACTATAAGATCAAAAGTGGCTGAGGAAGCAATAAAACAGGGAGCACATATAATCAATGATATATGGGGATTACAAAAAGATCCCAATATGGCAAAGGTAGTTGCAAAATATAAGGTTCCTGTTATAATTATGCATAACCAAAATGGAACTGATTATAACAATATCATTGAGGATATTAAGGGGTTTTTTAAACAATCTATAGCCATTGCTAAGGATGCTGGAATTTCAGAGGATATGATAATATTAGATCCAGGCATTGGTTTTGGTAAGACTCCTCAGCAAAATATTATGGTGATGAGCAAGTTAGATGAAATAAAGTCTCTTGGGTATCCTTTATTACTTGGAACATCAAGAAAATCGATGTTGGGTAAGATTTTAGACTTACCACCAAAGGAGAGAGTGGAAGGGACTTTAGCAACTACAATATTAGGAATAGTACAAGGCGTGGATATAGTTAGAGTTCATGATGTAAAAGAAAACTTAAGAGCTGCAAAGGTTGCAGATGCAATAATTAGAGGTGAATAG
- the folB gene encoding dihydroneopterin aldolase, translating into MDEIIMENMAFHGYHGVLKEEKVLGQRFYVDAKLYLDLKKAGESDNLNDTVSYAEVYKIIEHIMTKEKFELLEALAHKICNEILLYYKNIETVVLKVKKPSAPVVGNFDYFAVKIKRSRRDYE; encoded by the coding sequence ATGGATGAAATTATTATGGAGAATATGGCGTTCCATGGTTACCATGGAGTATTAAAAGAAGAAAAGGTATTAGGTCAAAGATTTTATGTAGATGCTAAGTTATATTTAGATTTAAAGAAGGCAGGTGAAAGCGATAATTTGAATGATACTGTTAGTTATGCTGAGGTATATAAAATTATAGAACACATCATGACTAAGGAAAAATTTGAGTTATTAGAAGCACTAGCCCATAAGATATGTAATGAAATATTATTATATTATAAAAATATAGAAACAGTGGTCTTAAAAGTTAAAAAACCTAGTGCTCCTGTAGTAGGTAATTTTGATTATTTTGCTGTGAAAATTAAAAGGAGTAGAAGGGATTATGAATAA
- the folK gene encoding 2-amino-4-hydroxy-6-hydroxymethyldihydropteridine diphosphokinase, with the protein MNKIYLGLGSNIGDTKINIETAISLLSKKINIKDKSSYYETEPVGFKDQPWFLNIVIEGETDLRVEELLNFTQSVENDMKRVKTFLNGPRIIDVDILLYNDVNIVSERLNVPHPRMHERAFVMVPLFELSKDLRINNMLIQDIIKNLKGKETIKRVW; encoded by the coding sequence ATGAATAAGATATACCTTGGATTAGGAAGTAATATTGGAGATACAAAAATAAATATTGAAACAGCTATATCACTTTTAAGCAAGAAGATAAATATAAAAGATAAATCTTCCTACTATGAAACAGAACCTGTAGGTTTTAAGGATCAACCATGGTTTTTAAATATAGTTATTGAAGGTGAAACTGATTTAAGAGTAGAAGAGCTATTAAATTTCACTCAAAGTGTGGAAAATGATATGAAAAGGGTGAAGACATTTCTAAATGGACCAAGAATTATAGATGTGGATATATTATTATATAATGATGTGAATATTGTATCAGAAAGACTTAATGTGCCTCATCCTCGTATGCATGAAAGAGCCTTTGTAATGGTTCCTTTATTTGAATTATCAAAAGATCTTAGAATTAATAATATGTTAATTCAAGATATTATTAAAAATCTTAAGGGGAAAGAAACTATAAAGAGGGTGTGGTGA
- a CDS encoding HD domain-containing protein — MERINCILKDKEFNMYLKNNEELEEDRIFCHHDITHFLDVCRVATIINLERGLNIDKELIYATGLLHDIGRWVEYKTGKDHAILSADLSREILKRCGFTKGEIEKIDLAIRSHRNKEHSTDLSNILYEADKLSRPCVSCKSKDKCKRFLSGEVYTLKY, encoded by the coding sequence ATGGAGAGAATTAATTGTATTTTAAAAGATAAAGAGTTTAATATGTATCTAAAAAACAACGAAGAATTAGAAGAGGATAGGATTTTTTGTCATCATGATATTACTCACTTTTTAGATGTTTGTAGAGTAGCTACCATAATTAATCTAGAAAGAGGTCTTAATATAGATAAGGAATTAATATACGCAACAGGTCTGCTCCATGATATTGGTAGGTGGGTAGAGTATAAAACAGGGAAAGACCACGCTATATTAAGTGCAGATCTATCAAGAGAAATCCTTAAAAGATGTGGATTTACTAAGGGTGAAATTGAAAAGATTGATTTAGCTATAAGATCACATAGAAATAAAGAGCATAGTACAGATTTAAGTAACATATTATACGAAGCAGATAAGTTATCAAGGCCTTGTGTAAGCTGTAAGTCAAAAGATAAGTGCAAAAGATTTTTAAGTGGAGAAGTTTATACTTTAAAGTATTGA
- a CDS encoding GntR family transcriptional regulator, giving the protein MDKIINTDEIYEILKKRIVNIEYEPGQVLNEEDIATEFKVSRTPIRKIFQQLNADKLINIIPRFGAQVTPIDFKYMKSVFEVTRQIDPFAARLAVSRISKAQIEELEEIMDRFQTYDLDKDYQRAINDDERFHDIIFLSSGNQCLADLLKGLHLHTERLWHYSEQYIDSMDIFTDTLGKVLKAIKEKNYEDAEKYAREHIDAFVEKIKQEML; this is encoded by the coding sequence GTGGATAAAATTATAAATACGGATGAAATATATGAAATTTTAAAAAAGAGGATTGTTAATATAGAATATGAACCAGGGCAAGTTCTTAATGAAGAAGATATTGCGACTGAGTTTAAGGTTAGCAGAACTCCTATACGAAAGATATTCCAACAACTAAATGCGGATAAACTAATTAATATAATTCCAAGGTTTGGGGCTCAAGTTACGCCTATAGACTTTAAATATATGAAATCTGTATTTGAAGTAACAAGGCAGATTGACCCTTTTGCAGCAAGGCTTGCAGTAAGTAGGATTTCAAAAGCTCAAATTGAAGAGCTTGAAGAAATAATGGATAGGTTTCAAACTTATGATTTGGACAAAGACTATCAAAGAGCAATAAATGATGATGAAAGATTTCATGATATTATATTTTTAAGTAGTGGAAATCAGTGTCTTGCGGATTTATTAAAAGGCTTACATCTACATACTGAAAGACTTTGGCATTATTCTGAGCAGTATATTGATAGTATGGATATATTTACAGACACATTAGGAAAGGTCTTAAAGGCTATAAAAGAGAAAAATTATGAAGATGCAGAAAAGTATGCAAGAGAGCATATAGATGCTTTTGTTGAAAAGATAAAACAAGAAATGTTATAA
- a CDS encoding GrdX family protein — MDYQIITNNPVVKNEFENVYFVDGDFQEVMVKVRDMVHQGYDLISHPLGASIRIAFSPFRSIIIGQRNNKINPIHVEIIENSIISLKNLTKGRVADRKNDDDYSLVDRELLISTLESFEKEYISKCV, encoded by the coding sequence TTGGATTATCAAATAATTACCAACAACCCAGTGGTAAAGAATGAATTTGAAAATGTATATTTTGTTGATGGTGATTTTCAAGAGGTAATGGTTAAGGTTAGAGATATGGTTCATCAGGGGTACGATCTTATTAGTCATCCACTAGGTGCAAGTATAAGAATAGCTTTTTCTCCTTTTCGTTCAATAATAATTGGACAAAGGAATAATAAAATTAATCCTATTCATGTGGAAATTATTGAAAACAGTATCATTAGTTTAAAAAATCTTACTAAAGGGAGGGTAGCGGATAGAAAAAATGATGATGATTATTCTTTAGTTGATAGAGAACTTTTAATATCAACATTAGAGTCTTTTGAAAAGGAATACATTAGTAAATGTGTCTAA
- a CDS encoding glycine/sarcosine/betaine reductase component B subunit, which produces MKLELGRIHIKDMQFGEKTAVNHGVLTVNKEELILWLKENKKIKEVKVDIARPGEKVRIIPVKDVIEPRVKVEGEGNGFPGVSTKIAQLGNGKVNVLYGAAIVTVGDIVGFQEGVIDMWGEGAKWTPFSSTYNLVVDISPIEGLDPHEHEATVRMAGLKAAEFVGMAGKEAKVDEILTYEMGSIDDEKEKYPNLPKVLYVEMLISQGLLHDGYIYGVNSKLILPTLIHPNEELDGAVISGNCVAACDKITTYQHQNNSSILDLYSKHGKEINFLGVVLTPELTTLEGKFRTCDYTTKLCKILGADGVIISEEGYGNPDSDLLMICKRLEDSGIKTVLITDECSGRDGMSQPLADTTPEAVAVVSAGNVSHVVTLSPADRIIGSAKAIETLAGGWDGSLLEDGTLMCELNAVIGATSEIGYHNCTVDLY; this is translated from the coding sequence TTGAAATTGGAACTTGGAAGAATTCATATAAAAGATATGCAGTTTGGGGAAAAAACTGCTGTAAATCATGGAGTTTTGACAGTAAACAAAGAAGAATTAATATTATGGCTTAAGGAAAACAAAAAGATCAAGGAAGTTAAGGTGGATATTGCAAGGCCTGGAGAAAAGGTAAGAATAATACCTGTAAAAGATGTTATCGAACCTAGAGTTAAAGTTGAAGGTGAAGGTAATGGATTTCCAGGAGTGTCAACAAAAATTGCACAACTTGGAAATGGAAAGGTTAATGTACTTTATGGAGCAGCTATTGTTACAGTTGGTGACATAGTAGGATTTCAAGAAGGTGTAATTGATATGTGGGGCGAGGGAGCAAAGTGGACACCATTTTCGAGTACTTATAATTTAGTTGTGGATATTTCTCCAATTGAAGGACTAGATCCACACGAACATGAAGCAACTGTTAGAATGGCTGGACTTAAGGCAGCAGAATTTGTCGGAATGGCTGGAAAAGAAGCTAAAGTTGATGAAATTTTGACCTATGAAATGGGTAGTATAGATGATGAAAAAGAAAAGTATCCTAATTTACCTAAGGTTTTATATGTAGAAATGCTAATTTCACAAGGACTACTTCATGATGGGTATATATATGGTGTAAATAGTAAGTTAATACTTCCAACTTTAATTCATCCAAATGAAGAGCTTGATGGTGCAGTAATTAGTGGTAATTGTGTAGCAGCTTGCGATAAAATTACAACTTATCAACATCAAAATAACTCATCAATTTTGGATTTGTATTCAAAGCATGGTAAGGAAATAAACTTCCTTGGAGTAGTATTAACTCCAGAACTTACAACACTTGAAGGAAAGTTTAGAACCTGTGATTACACTACTAAATTATGCAAAATTCTAGGTGCAGATGGTGTAATTATATCAGAAGAAGGATATGGAAACCCTGACTCGGACCTTTTAATGATTTGTAAAAGACTAGAGGATTCAGGTATTAAGACTGTTTTAATTACAGATGAATGTTCTGGAAGAGATGGAATGTCACAACCTTTGGCGGATACAACACCTGAAGCTGTTGCAGTAGTGTCTGCAGGAAATGTTAGCCATGTTGTAACTCTTTCACCTGCAGATAGAATAATAGGAAGCGCAAAAGCTATTGAAACCTTAGCTGGTGGATGGGACGGTTCTTTATTAGAAGATGGAACCTTAATGTGTGAATTAAATGCTGTGATAGGTGCTACATCAGAAATAGGCTATCATAACTGTACAGTTGATTTGTATTAA
- the grdB gene encoding glycine reductase complex selenoprotein B, with protein sequence MSDKFKVLYYVNQFFGQVGGEEKAGMKPIFNEKIIGPAQGFSKLIKDEGEIVGTIICGDNYFNENKEEALNYILNVVKETKPDIVIAGPAFNAGRYGMACGEISKAIVEKLNIPAITGMYIENPGIDTCKDKVIIVKTTDSAGSMRKSLLVMAAIAKKIVKGIELGLPEDDGYIPQGRRLTVFSEKRGSQRAVDMLLARLKGEEFQTELPMPVFDKVTPADAIKDLSMATIALVTTGGIVPIGNPDRIQSASAQKWGKYDVSSKSELGLDYFTIHGGYDPVYANEKPDRVAPLDIMRQYEKEGYIGKVHNYFYTTTGTGTSVGNSIKFGEEMGAELKAAGVDGVILTSTUGTCTRCGATMVKEIERYGIPIIHMATITTISQSVGANRIVPTIAIPYPVGDPSLKPEGELELRRDMLKKALNALATQITEITQFE encoded by the coding sequence ATGTCAGATAAATTTAAGGTGTTATATTATGTAAATCAGTTCTTCGGACAGGTAGGTGGAGAGGAAAAGGCTGGAATGAAACCTATATTTAATGAAAAAATTATTGGTCCAGCTCAAGGATTTAGCAAATTAATAAAGGATGAAGGAGAAATAGTTGGAACTATAATATGTGGGGATAATTATTTCAATGAAAATAAAGAGGAAGCTTTAAATTATATTCTTAATGTAGTTAAAGAAACTAAACCTGATATTGTTATAGCTGGACCAGCATTTAATGCAGGTAGGTATGGAATGGCTTGTGGTGAAATATCTAAAGCAATTGTAGAAAAATTAAATATACCGGCAATTACAGGAATGTATATAGAAAATCCAGGTATTGATACATGTAAAGACAAGGTTATAATTGTAAAAACTACAGACTCAGCAGGAAGTATGCGAAAATCATTACTTGTTATGGCTGCTATAGCTAAAAAGATTGTAAAGGGAATAGAACTTGGACTTCCAGAAGATGATGGATACATACCTCAAGGAAGAAGATTAACAGTATTTTCAGAAAAAAGAGGATCACAAAGAGCAGTAGATATGCTTTTGGCTAGATTAAAAGGTGAAGAGTTTCAAACTGAACTTCCAATGCCGGTCTTTGATAAGGTAACTCCAGCAGATGCAATAAAGGATTTAAGTATGGCTACTATAGCTCTCGTAACTACAGGAGGAATAGTTCCTATTGGAAATCCAGACAGAATCCAATCAGCAAGTGCACAAAAGTGGGGTAAATATGATGTAAGCAGTAAAAGTGAACTTGGATTAGACTATTTTACTATTCATGGTGGATATGACCCAGTTTATGCAAATGAAAAGCCAGATAGAGTAGCACCACTTGATATTATGAGACAATATGAAAAGGAAGGTTACATTGGAAAGGTACACAACTACTTCTATACAACTACAGGAACAGGAACTTCCGTTGGAAATTCCATTAAGTTTGGTGAAGAAATGGGTGCTGAACTTAAGGCGGCAGGTGTAGATGGGGTTATATTAACTTCTACATGAGGAACTTGTACACGTTGCGGTGCAACGATGGTAAAAGAAATTGAAAGATATGGTATTCCTATAATCCATATGGCTACTATAACTACAATTTCACAATCTGTAGGAGCAAATAGGATAGTGCCTACAATTGCAATCCCATATCCAGTAGGAGACCCAAGTCTAAAACCTGAAGGCGAATTAGAGCTAAGAAGAGATATGCTTAAAAAAGCTTTAAATGCTTTGGCTACACAAATCACTGAGATAACTCAATTTGAATAA
- a CDS encoding sodium-dependent transporter produces MEKRENWGSRFGFIMSAAGFSIGLGSLWRFPYLTGKYGGGAFVFVYVVICILIGIPLFTMEMSLGRKTQLNAVQGMRSLTKKGSLWVLFGWFGVLSAFVILCYYIQIAGWTLAYLFKMVSGQLSGLTAESYSKVFNDFTSNTLSVSLFTIVCIIIIGIISSRGLEKGIEKACKIMMPTLFIMMIILAIRSLTLPGAMEGLKWYLKVDFSKIDGSILLAALGQCFFSIGIASGGAFIYGSYLKKNSDIPTDASIIVSAVTAMGVLSGIIIFPAVFALGLSTDGGSSTLFVTMSNLFCKIPAGNVFGSMFFLLVLFAAISSVIGYLEPIVVVVSELFKVERKKSVWLCLIAVFIVGFPTILAQGPWSHIQIGERNLFDFADYLSGNILMPLGALILSFYTVFVWKFNKYREETNVGAKQLMVYKWWGVLVKFIIPVALVIIFITGLF; encoded by the coding sequence ATGGAGAAAAGAGAGAATTGGGGAAGTAGATTTGGTTTTATTATGTCTGCAGCAGGCTTTTCTATAGGTCTTGGAAGCTTATGGAGGTTTCCATATTTAACAGGTAAGTACGGAGGTGGAGCATTTGTATTTGTATATGTAGTAATATGTATTTTAATAGGCATACCACTTTTTACAATGGAAATGAGTTTAGGTAGAAAAACACAATTAAATGCAGTACAAGGCATGAGGTCTTTAACAAAGAAAGGCAGTCTTTGGGTATTATTTGGGTGGTTTGGAGTGTTATCAGCTTTTGTGATTTTATGCTATTATATACAAATTGCAGGGTGGACATTAGCTTATCTATTTAAAATGGTGTCAGGGCAGCTTTCGGGATTAACTGCTGAAAGTTATTCAAAAGTTTTCAACGATTTTACATCTAATACTCTTAGTGTAAGTTTATTTACAATAGTCTGTATAATAATTATTGGAATTATATCATCAAGAGGTCTTGAAAAAGGCATTGAAAAAGCATGTAAGATAATGATGCCAACACTATTTATTATGATGATTATTTTGGCAATAAGATCATTAACCCTTCCTGGTGCCATGGAAGGTCTAAAGTGGTATTTAAAAGTAGACTTTTCAAAGATTGATGGAAGCATACTTCTTGCAGCTCTTGGACAATGTTTCTTTTCAATTGGTATTGCAAGTGGTGGAGCATTTATATATGGAAGTTATCTTAAAAAAAATAGTGATATACCAACAGATGCATCAATAATAGTATCAGCAGTTACAGCTATGGGCGTATTATCTGGCATAATAATATTTCCAGCAGTATTTGCATTAGGACTAAGCACTGATGGAGGTTCTAGCACATTGTTTGTAACTATGTCAAATCTATTTTGTAAAATACCAGCAGGTAACGTCTTCGGTTCCATGTTTTTCTTATTGGTGTTATTTGCAGCTATTTCTTCAGTAATTGGATATTTAGAACCAATAGTGGTTGTTGTATCTGAATTATTTAAAGTTGAAAGAAAAAAATCGGTATGGTTATGTTTAATAGCTGTATTTATAGTAGGATTCCCAACAATATTAGCCCAGGGGCCATGGTCTCATATTCAAATTGGTGAAAGAAATCTTTTTGATTTTGCTGATTATCTTTCAGGAAACATATTAATGCCGTTAGGAGCTCTAATACTATCTTTCTACACCGTATTTGTATGGAAATTCA